From a region of the Halorubrum sp. BV1 genome:
- a CDS encoding DUF5822 domain-containing protein, whose protein sequence is MQPVERADYEGVDYGWVMQTTFVVTILVGAPVVAVLSGFVPLETWGARAAFAVRVGAPIWFLTAVVVALYAKRTEAGDGGADRATETGSETADADRDDAGD, encoded by the coding sequence GTGCAACCCGTCGAGCGGGCCGACTACGAAGGCGTCGACTACGGCTGGGTGATGCAGACCACGTTCGTCGTCACCATCCTCGTCGGCGCGCCGGTCGTCGCCGTCCTCTCCGGATTCGTCCCACTCGAAACGTGGGGGGCCCGCGCCGCGTTCGCGGTCCGCGTCGGCGCGCCGATCTGGTTTCTCACCGCCGTCGTCGTCGCGCTCTACGCGAAACGAACCGAGGCCGGCGACGGCGGCGCGGACCGAGCGACCGAGACGGGAAGCGAGACGGCGGACGCCGACCGCGACGACGCCGGCGACTGA
- the panB gene encoding 3-methyl-2-oxobutanoate hydroxymethyltransferase, whose translation MTTTRGLRDREEPITMLTAYDAPTAAIVDEAGVDAVLVGDSMGNAALGYDSTLPVTFAEVASRTAAVARATEDALVVADMPFLSFGVDEAESVRNAGRLLKEANADAVKIESGSHTVEMTRRMTDVGIPVMAHLGLTPQHVNRLGGYTRQGTDRDAAEEIIDLAGAHAEAGAFALVLEHVPANLAGAVTEALAIPTIGIGAGPDCDGQVLVINDAVGLDEWAPPFSRQFGDVRGEMLDAVEAYKEAVTSGAFPAAEHSHVEDDLDDLY comes from the coding sequence ATGACCACGACGCGGGGACTCCGGGATCGCGAGGAGCCGATCACGATGTTGACCGCCTACGACGCGCCGACCGCGGCGATCGTCGACGAGGCGGGTGTCGACGCCGTCCTCGTGGGCGACAGCATGGGCAACGCCGCCTTAGGCTACGACTCGACGCTCCCCGTCACGTTCGCCGAGGTCGCGAGCCGCACCGCCGCGGTCGCCCGCGCGACCGAGGACGCCCTCGTCGTCGCCGACATGCCCTTTCTCTCCTTCGGAGTCGACGAGGCGGAGTCGGTGCGCAACGCCGGCCGGCTGCTGAAGGAGGCGAACGCCGACGCGGTGAAAATCGAGAGCGGCTCGCACACCGTCGAGATGACGCGCCGCATGACGGACGTGGGGATCCCCGTGATGGCGCACCTCGGCTTGACGCCCCAGCACGTCAACCGCCTCGGCGGCTACACCCGGCAGGGGACCGACAGGGACGCCGCAGAAGAGATAATCGACCTCGCCGGCGCACACGCCGAGGCGGGGGCGTTCGCCCTGGTGTTGGAACACGTTCCCGCGAACCTCGCGGGAGCCGTCACCGAAGCGCTCGCGATTCCGACGATCGGGATCGGCGCAGGCCCCGACTGCGACGGACAAGTGCTCGTGATCAACGACGCGGTCGGACTGGACGAGTGGGCACCGCCCTTCTCCCGGCAGTTCGGCGACGTGCGCGGCGAGATGCTCGACGCCGTCGAGGCGTACAAAGAGGCCGTGACGAGCGGGGCGTTCCCGGCCGCTGAGCACTCGCACGTCGAAGACGATCTCGACGACTTGTACTGA
- a CDS encoding DUF460 domain-containing protein yields the protein MTTRTIRARDRPVFGVDVQSGDVRGDDPSYALVILDPVDDEDPDAADVDFDGPVARVTRDVVSFRKLCRLIDDREPLYVATDNAYELAADKGELVEFLRSLPDGTRLVQVTGAERPEPLSRVASRHGIPYGKDPMEEAEAAARLAAANVGHEVTAFTDETQVKVSRGRSTGKGGWSQDRYTRRIHGNVRKRTRQVQSKLKETNLEFDREVTEKYGGYANAVFTVEARPEEIPVSNSRAGDVRVEVERERRDGIEYEPLVQRRDRVIVGIDPGTTTAAAVVGLDGTVHALYSSRTADTADVTEWIIEQGRPIIVAADVVPMPETVEKFRRSFDAAGWRPTTDLPVDEKLHRTRKASYANDHERDALAAALYAYDDHADQFDRIAAKTPPRLDREAVIAGVVAGDSSVEAVIADLSEDDGSGGGEGDADADESDPTEPERTEEEETIRRLRERVDRLESHAESLEDDLAERDERVEELEAELEEAKREERIEARTRRAVSRLERETDRLERERDEARERVEELERKVETLKELWRLDHSNFGDVAEGRGLASVKVVEQFTLDALEAADEAYGLVSGDVVYLRDASGAGRRTAERLAETEPRAVIRDGNLSEVADQVLFDHDVPVVPADSVPVREVDELAVAEEAALDAALDDWEKRAERRRTAEKQEHLDQIISEHRAGRTLPETEE from the coding sequence GTGACAACCCGGACCATCCGCGCCCGCGACCGGCCGGTGTTCGGCGTCGACGTGCAAAGCGGCGACGTTCGCGGCGACGACCCCTCCTACGCCCTCGTGATACTGGATCCGGTCGACGACGAGGACCCGGACGCGGCGGACGTCGACTTCGACGGTCCCGTGGCGCGGGTGACTCGCGACGTCGTCTCGTTCCGAAAGCTCTGTCGGCTGATCGACGACCGCGAGCCGCTGTACGTCGCCACCGACAACGCCTACGAGCTGGCGGCCGACAAAGGCGAGCTGGTGGAGTTCCTGCGATCGCTTCCGGACGGCACCCGACTCGTGCAGGTGACGGGCGCCGAGCGCCCGGAGCCGCTCTCTCGGGTCGCCTCCAGACACGGGATCCCATACGGGAAAGATCCGATGGAGGAGGCGGAGGCGGCCGCACGGCTCGCCGCGGCCAACGTCGGCCACGAGGTGACCGCGTTCACGGACGAAACCCAAGTGAAGGTGTCGCGTGGCCGTTCGACCGGAAAGGGCGGGTGGAGTCAAGACCGGTACACGCGCCGGATCCACGGTAACGTCCGGAAGCGGACGCGACAGGTGCAATCGAAGCTGAAGGAGACAAACCTCGAGTTCGACCGCGAGGTGACGGAGAAGTACGGCGGCTACGCGAACGCCGTCTTTACCGTCGAGGCTCGACCGGAGGAGATCCCGGTCTCGAACTCGCGGGCGGGCGACGTGCGCGTCGAGGTCGAGCGCGAGCGCCGCGACGGGATCGAGTACGAGCCGCTGGTGCAGCGTCGCGACCGCGTCATCGTCGGTATCGACCCCGGCACCACCACCGCGGCCGCCGTGGTCGGCCTCGACGGCACCGTCCACGCGCTCTACTCCTCGCGGACGGCCGACACCGCGGACGTGACCGAGTGGATAATCGAGCAGGGGCGGCCGATCATCGTCGCCGCAGACGTGGTGCCGATGCCGGAGACGGTCGAGAAGTTCCGCCGCTCGTTCGACGCCGCGGGCTGGCGACCCACCACTGACCTCCCGGTCGACGAGAAGCTCCACCGCACCCGCAAGGCGAGCTACGCGAACGACCACGAGCGCGACGCGCTGGCGGCGGCGCTGTACGCGTACGACGACCACGCGGACCAGTTCGACCGGATCGCGGCGAAGACCCCGCCGCGACTCGACCGCGAGGCGGTCATCGCGGGCGTCGTCGCCGGGGACTCATCAGTCGAGGCCGTCATCGCCGACCTGAGCGAGGACGACGGGAGCGGCGGCGGAGAGGGCGACGCCGACGCGGACGAGTCAGATCCCACCGAACCAGAGCGCACCGAAGAAGAGGAGACGATCCGGCGGCTGCGCGAGCGCGTCGACCGGCTGGAGTCACACGCCGAGTCGCTCGAAGACGACCTCGCCGAGCGGGACGAGCGCGTCGAGGAACTGGAGGCCGAACTGGAGGAGGCCAAACGCGAAGAGCGGATCGAGGCGCGTACCCGGCGAGCCGTCTCCCGGCTCGAACGCGAGACCGACCGACTGGAGCGCGAGCGCGACGAGGCCCGCGAGCGCGTCGAGGAACTGGAGCGGAAGGTGGAGACGTTAAAAGAGCTGTGGCGGCTCGACCACTCCAACTTCGGCGACGTCGCCGAGGGTCGCGGGCTCGCGAGCGTGAAGGTCGTAGAGCAGTTCACTCTCGACGCGTTGGAGGCGGCCGACGAGGCGTACGGGCTCGTCTCCGGCGACGTCGTGTACCTCCGTGACGCCTCCGGAGCCGGTCGGCGGACCGCAGAGCGGCTGGCGGAGACGGAGCCGCGGGCCGTGATCCGCGACGGGAACCTCTCTGAGGTGGCCGATCAGGTCCTGTTTGATCACGACGTACCGGTCGTACCGGCCGACTCGGTCCCCGTCCGCGAGGTCGACGAACTGGCGGTCGCGGAGGAGGCCGCGCTCGACGCGGCGCTCGACGACTGGGAGAAGCGCGCGGAGCGGCGACGGACGGCGGAAAAACAGGAGCACCTCGATCAGATCATCTCCGAGCACCGAGCGGGGCGGACGCTGCCAGAGACGGAAGAGTAG
- a CDS encoding tyrosine--tRNA ligase yields the protein MDAHELITRNAAEVVTEEEIEALADDPDGKRAYVGYEPSGVLHIGHMLTANKLIDLQAAGFEVTVLLADVHAYLNDKGSFEEIRHTAERMRDQFIAYGLDESNTQFVLGSDFQLDDDYTLDLHALELETTLARAERAMAEITSGDSVKVSQAVYPLMQALDIPYLGVDLAIGGMEQRKVHMLARDVLPSIDREPPTSLHTPLIADLATGRGKMSSSTGVTISMEDSRSDIESKVNDAYCPPTADPEPTDEGEERENPVLQVFEYHVFPRFDTVRVERPEEYGGDLTYDAYDALEADLESGELHPADAKGALAEYLDRLIAPGREQLAE from the coding sequence ATGGACGCACACGAGCTGATCACCCGGAACGCGGCCGAGGTGGTCACCGAGGAGGAGATCGAGGCGCTGGCCGACGACCCCGACGGGAAGCGGGCGTACGTCGGCTACGAGCCCTCGGGCGTGCTCCACATCGGGCACATGCTCACCGCGAACAAGCTCATCGACCTCCAAGCGGCCGGATTCGAGGTGACGGTCCTTTTGGCCGACGTGCACGCGTACCTCAACGACAAGGGCTCGTTCGAGGAGATCCGCCACACCGCAGAGCGGATGCGCGACCAGTTCATCGCCTACGGGCTCGACGAGTCGAACACCCAGTTCGTCCTCGGATCCGACTTCCAGCTCGACGACGACTATACCCTCGATCTGCACGCGTTAGAGCTGGAGACGACGCTCGCGCGGGCCGAGCGCGCGATGGCCGAGATCACCTCGGGCGACTCTGTGAAGGTGTCGCAGGCGGTGTACCCGCTGATGCAGGCGCTCGACATCCCGTACCTCGGCGTCGACCTCGCGATCGGCGGGATGGAACAGCGCAAGGTCCATATGCTCGCGCGCGACGTGCTCCCGAGCATCGACCGCGAGCCGCCGACGAGCCTCCACACGCCGCTCATCGCCGACCTCGCGACCGGACGCGGGAAGATGTCCTCCAGTACGGGCGTCACCATCTCGATGGAGGACTCCCGTTCGGACATCGAGTCGAAGGTGAACGACGCGTACTGCCCGCCGACGGCTGACCCCGAGCCGACCGACGAGGGCGAAGAACGGGAGAATCCCGTCCTGCAGGTGTTCGAGTACCATGTGTTCCCGCGATTCGACACCGTTCGCGTCGAGCGCCCCGAGGAGTACGGCGGAGACCTGACCTACGACGCGTACGACGCGCTCGAAGCGGATCTGGAGTCCGGGGAACTCCACCCTGCGGACGCGAAGGGCGCGCTCGCCGAGTACCTCGACCGACTCATCGCGCCGGGACGCGAACAGCTAGCAGAGTAG
- a CDS encoding endonuclease NucS domain-containing protein, with translation MPERLRVLAGDCQVTEQGDRSRSYRGRVVVLIKPDDTTLVHDADGYQPVAWLTRPESVVVEGDGAGFSVTVRDGGRRLRIVSTEATASRALPVTVAGVPVGTCPADGGPLVRSRGDVICLDCENRWGLPAGASVTDATCDDCGLPKIRVERGEPFHLCLDPACDPMEAAVSERFDRVWDCPDCEGSLTVEFAPGRVYLACESPACETTLSIPSGVVVDECDCGLPIFETAAGRSCLDGSCQIGGHTATKTHD, from the coding sequence ATGCCGGAACGACTCCGCGTGCTCGCAGGCGACTGTCAGGTGACCGAACAGGGCGACCGCTCGCGCAGCTATCGCGGGCGCGTCGTCGTCCTGATCAAACCGGACGACACCACGCTCGTCCACGACGCCGACGGCTACCAGCCGGTCGCGTGGCTCACCCGCCCCGAGAGCGTCGTTGTCGAGGGCGACGGCGCGGGCTTCTCCGTTACCGTCCGCGACGGCGGCCGCCGCCTCCGAATCGTCTCGACGGAGGCGACGGCGAGCCGCGCGCTCCCCGTCACGGTGGCTGGCGTGCCCGTCGGCACCTGTCCGGCAGACGGCGGGCCGCTCGTGCGCTCGCGCGGCGACGTGATATGTCTCGACTGCGAGAACCGCTGGGGGCTCCCGGCGGGCGCGAGCGTCACGGACGCGACGTGTGACGACTGCGGGCTCCCGAAGATACGCGTCGAGCGGGGAGAGCCGTTTCACCTCTGTCTCGACCCGGCGTGCGACCCGATGGAAGCGGCCGTCAGCGAGCGGTTCGACCGCGTCTGGGACTGCCCCGACTGCGAGGGGTCGCTGACCGTCGAGTTCGCGCCGGGTCGGGTGTACCTCGCCTGCGAGAGCCCCGCCTGCGAGACGACGCTCTCTATCCCCTCCGGCGTCGTCGTCGACGAGTGCGACTGCGGATTACCGATATTCGAGACGGCCGCCGGCCGGAGCTGTCTGGACGGGTCCTGTCAGATCGGCGGTCACACCGCGACGAAAACACACGACTGA